A single region of the Brachypodium distachyon strain Bd21 chromosome 3, Brachypodium_distachyon_v3.0, whole genome shotgun sequence genome encodes:
- the LOC104584287 gene encoding microtubule cross-linking factor 1-like, producing MGALRAPAAPGSAALPAPARAFLFGTAGGESPLPLLPALAGESVLGGLHRSAKPRKTPRAGGAVGARGVAVTRGIARVGDEAAAAPGAAPGVGAADGPRGVVAGVVAVVAPDTTAVVVTAGLPADVLGAAAAAGLPVAAGADVAGGEDTAAAAMEAAAATAYALDLRTIRAA from the coding sequence ATGGGGGCGCTCCGGGCCCCAGCGGCGCCGGGGTCGGCAGCGCTGCCggcgcccgcgcgcgccttctTGTTTGGCACGGCGGGCGGGGAGtcgcccctccccctcttgccggcgctCGCCGGCGAGTCGGTCCTTGGGGGGTTGCACCGGAGCGCGaaaccccggaagaccccccgagcgggcggcgccgtgggtgCTCGTGGGGTTGCCGTGACCCGGGGCATCGCGAGAGTGGGCGACGAggctgccgcggcgccgggggcTGCCCCCGGTGTAGGTGCCGCCGACGGGCCGCGGGGGGTCGTCGCCGGGGTGGTCGCCGTCGTGGCCCCGGACACCACAGCGGTTGTGGTCACCGCCGGGCTGCCGGCGGATGTCCttggggcggcggccgccgcaggGCTGCCAGTCGCCGCTGGGGCGGATGTCGCCGGTGGGGAAGAtaccgccgcagccgccatgGAGGCAGCCGCGGCCACTGCGTACGCCCTCGATCTCCGCACGATCAGGGCCGCGTAA